The genomic interval TTGCTTTATGACCTTTCAAATCGTTTCGCGGGTACGGTACAGGACCGATGTGTGTTGTATGTTTTCAGATGTGCAGTATATTACGCTGATACACCGAAAGAACACCATGAGGCAGAAAAATTGAAATGGTGGAATTGGAAAGACAAAATGCCGGACAGGGCCCGTCGGTAAGGTCGCAGCCAGATCGAAGCACGTCATCGCAACCAGAAGGTCTGACTGAATGCGCCATTCGCTGCTACATCCCATGCCTCCACACGTACCCATTTTCTACCGCTTAGCTTAGTGGAAAAACGGAAGCTTTTTTCTCCGAATGCTTCTGTGTTGGTCAGTGACATGCTTTCGCGGTATACTTTTTTACCATCTCCGGAAATGATCTCAACGAAATTCATGGGGAAGGTCCATTGGAGTTTCAGGTCGATAGTAGCAATACCTGTGGCGGGAAGCTGTAAACTATCTCCGGAAATATGACCGTTGATCTTCAGAAGTGGTATTAAAACCTCGCCGGTGCTGGCGAAG from Chitinophaga filiformis carries:
- a CDS encoding helix-hairpin-helix domain-containing protein, which codes for MTKQETIKDLSQIPGVGKSLATDLWNIGITRVSDLKGKDPELLYDLSNRFAGTVQDRCVLYVFRCAVYYADTPKEHHEAEKLKWWNWKDKMPDRARR